The Crocosphaera sp. UHCC 0190 genome has a window encoding:
- the tkt gene encoding transketolase, producing the protein MVVATQSLEELCINSIRFLAVDAIEKSKSGHPGLPMGAAPMGFVLWDKFMRFNPKNPKWFNRDRFVLSAGHGCMLQYALLYLTGYDSVSIEDIKQFRQWGSKTPGHPENFETEGVEVTTGPLGQGIANGVGLALAEAHLAATFNKPDATIVDHYTYVILGDGCNMEGVASEACSIAGHWGLGKLIALYDDNHISIDGSTDVAFTEDVSKRFEAYGWHVLHVENGNTDLAAIAKAIEEAKAVTDKPSMIKVTTTIGYGSPNKQNTAGIHGAALGAEETALTRHNLGWEYEPFVVPQDVLAHMNKAIERGAAYEAEWNQAFEAYKAKYPAEAAEFERYLSNKLPDGWDKVLPTFTPEDKGLPTRKYSEGCLNKLAPVLPELIGGSADLTHSNLTELKISGDFQKGHYENRNVHFGVREHAMGAICNGMALHGSGLIPYGATFLIFTDYMRAAIRLSALSQAGSIWVMTHDSIGQGEDGPTHQPIETLASLRAIPNLTVFRPADGNECSGAYKIAIEKSKKHEPSLLALTRQNVPNLPGTSMEGVAKGAYTIVDCQGTPDIILMGTGSEVSLCVSAAEKLTAEGKKVRVVSMPSWELFEAQDAAYKESVFPKAVTKRLSVEAAASFGWHKYVGSEGDTVSIDTFGASAPGGTCLEKFGFTVDNVLAKAKAVLG; encoded by the coding sequence ATCAGGACACCCAGGACTCCCTATGGGAGCGGCTCCGATGGGGTTTGTCCTGTGGGATAAGTTCATGCGGTTTAATCCCAAAAACCCCAAATGGTTTAACCGCGATCGCTTTGTTCTGTCTGCTGGTCATGGTTGTATGTTACAGTACGCCCTACTCTATCTAACTGGTTATGATAGTGTCAGCATCGAAGATATTAAACAATTTCGTCAATGGGGATCTAAAACCCCTGGACATCCCGAAAACTTTGAAACTGAAGGGGTAGAAGTTACCACCGGACCTTTAGGACAAGGGATCGCCAATGGAGTCGGTTTAGCTTTAGCTGAAGCTCATTTAGCGGCTACCTTCAACAAACCTGATGCTACTATTGTTGACCACTACACTTATGTAATTTTAGGTGATGGCTGCAACATGGAAGGGGTTGCCAGTGAAGCCTGTTCTATTGCGGGACATTGGGGTTTAGGAAAATTGATCGCCCTGTATGATGATAACCACATTTCTATTGACGGCTCGACTGATGTCGCCTTCACAGAAGATGTATCTAAACGCTTTGAAGCCTATGGTTGGCACGTTCTCCATGTAGAAAATGGTAACACCGATTTAGCGGCGATCGCTAAAGCCATTGAAGAAGCCAAAGCGGTAACGGATAAGCCTTCCATGATTAAAGTAACCACAACGATTGGTTACGGTTCCCCCAACAAACAAAACACCGCAGGTATTCACGGAGCAGCATTAGGCGCGGAAGAAACCGCCCTAACCCGTCATAACTTAGGTTGGGAATATGAGCCTTTTGTCGTGCCTCAAGATGTGCTTGCTCACATGAATAAAGCCATTGAGCGCGGTGCTGCTTATGAAGCTGAATGGAATCAAGCTTTTGAGGCTTACAAAGCTAAATATCCCGCAGAAGCGGCCGAATTTGAACGCTATTTGAGCAATAAACTTCCTGACGGTTGGGACAAAGTATTACCTACTTTTACCCCTGAAGATAAAGGACTACCCACCCGTAAATATTCGGAGGGTTGTCTGAATAAATTAGCTCCTGTTTTACCAGAATTAATTGGGGGTTCGGCTGATTTAACCCACTCTAACTTAACAGAACTGAAAATTTCTGGTGATTTCCAAAAAGGACATTATGAAAACCGTAACGTCCACTTTGGGGTACGGGAACACGCTATGGGTGCTATCTGTAACGGAATGGCGTTACATGGTTCTGGTTTAATTCCTTACGGTGCTACCTTCTTAATCTTTACCGATTATATGCGGGCGGCTATCCGTTTGTCTGCTTTGTCTCAAGCGGGTTCCATTTGGGTGATGACTCATGACTCTATTGGACAAGGGGAAGACGGCCCCACCCACCAACCCATTGAAACTTTAGCTTCTTTACGGGCTATTCCTAATTTAACCGTATTTCGTCCGGCGGATGGGAATGAGTGTTCTGGTGCTTATAAAATCGCCATTGAGAAGTCTAAAAAACACGAACCCAGTCTATTAGCCTTGACTCGTCAAAATGTGCCTAACTTACCAGGAACTTCGATGGAAGGAGTTGCCAAGGGTGCTTATACCATTGTTGATTGTCAGGGGACACCTGATATCATTTTGATGGGTACTGGTTCAGAAGTAAGTCTCTGTGTGAGTGCGGCTGAAAAATTAACTGCTGAAGGTAAGAAAGTCCGGGTGGTTTCTATGCCTTCTTGGGAGTTATTTGAAGCTCAAGATGCTGCTTATAAAGAGTCCGTTTTTCCTAAAGCTGTGACCAAACGGTTATCAGTAGAAGCTGCTGCCAGTTTTGGTTGGCACAAATATGTTGGCTCTGAAGGTGATACCGTCAGTATTGACACTTTTGGTGCTTCTGCGCCTGGTGGAACCTGTCTGGAGAAATTTGGCTTTACTGTTGACAATGTATTAGC